In Bdellovibrionales bacterium, a single window of DNA contains:
- a CDS encoding response regulator — MRILFAEDDPNILTIAKLVLERVGHHEVVVANNGRDALDKANSEAFDLIILDGMMPELSGPEVCRQYRQTCLAPAPVIFLSAKSAQHDIMEFMNLGVGYIQKPFNPQTLCQQIETILKGAA, encoded by the coding sequence ATGAGAATTCTTTTTGCCGAAGACGATCCGAACATTTTAACCATCGCCAAGCTCGTCCTCGAGCGCGTGGGCCATCACGAAGTCGTCGTGGCGAACAATGGCAGGGACGCTCTGGATAAAGCCAACTCCGAAGCCTTCGATCTTATCATTCTTGATGGAATGATGCCCGAGCTCTCGGGCCCGGAAGTTTGCCGACAGTACCGTCAGACGTGTCTAGCTCCAGCACCGGTCATCTTTTTGAGCGCGAAATCAGCTCAGCATGACATCATGGAGTTTATGAACCTCGGCGTCGGTTACATTCAAAAGCCTTTTAATCCGCAGACATTGTGCCAACAGATTGAAACCATTCTTAAAGGTGCCGCCTAA
- a CDS encoding response regulator, translating into MSNILLVDDDSDVRRLVKKILDKEGFNVVTIDNGLSALNELNTNSYDLLLSDASMPNYSGFDLIRALKRFPKHDHLPIAMLTGRKDKSDIQEAIDLGVRDYIIKPIDPLVLIKKVYRLLGQEEVEKMETSIAVSINMDALFTGKLQVISLSQSHIHAVSEFPLPQGFEMAIECENLLFLKDRKLKIKIQSCQKDLNDPTFFAIIASIAEKDPAVLKGLKQFLAQYRIAG; encoded by the coding sequence TTGTCGAACATTCTTCTCGTTGATGACGACTCCGATGTCCGTCGTCTCGTTAAAAAGATTTTAGATAAAGAAGGATTCAATGTGGTCACCATTGATAACGGCTTGAGTGCTCTCAACGAACTCAACACGAACTCTTACGACCTTCTTCTTTCCGATGCGAGTATGCCCAATTACTCGGGCTTTGATCTCATTCGAGCCCTCAAGCGATTTCCCAAACACGACCATCTCCCGATCGCCATGCTGACCGGGCGCAAAGATAAGTCGGACATTCAAGAAGCTATTGATCTCGGTGTTCGCGATTATATTATTAAACCCATAGATCCACTGGTTCTGATCAAAAAAGTTTACCGTCTCCTCGGCCAAGAGGAAGTCGAAAAAATGGAAACAAGTATCGCTGTGAGCATCAACATGGATGCTCTCTTTACCGGAAAACTCCAGGTGATCTCCTTATCGCAATCGCACATCCATGCCGTTTCGGAATTTCCGCTTCCGCAAGGCTTCGAAATGGCCATCGAGTGCGAAAATTTGTTATTTCTCAAAGATCGAAAATTAAAAATAAAAATCCAAAGCTGTCAGAAAGATCTGAATGACCCGACCTTCTTTGCGATCATCGCTTCGATTGCAGAAAAAGACCCGGCCGTTCTTAAGGGATTAAAACAGTTTTTAGCCCAGTATCGTATAGCGGGTTAG
- a CDS encoding DUF2892 domain-containing protein, with protein MRKNISVFEAFLRVVMGFFLLFYFFLGGPAWALLGLYPLFSGSLRFCFFKKLATG; from the coding sequence ATGCGTAAGAATATTTCGGTTTTCGAAGCCTTTCTCCGCGTCGTGATGGGCTTCTTTCTCCTTTTTTACTTTTTTCTCGGAGGTCCTGCCTGGGCCCTGCTCGGCCTCTATCCACTGTTTAGCGGCAGTCTTCGCTTTTGCTTCTTTAAAAAGCTCGCCACGGGCTAA
- the grxD gene encoding Grx4 family monothiol glutaredoxin has protein sequence MADVNQRIEDLLTQNKTVLFMKGSPEFPMCGFSARATAILRELNVNFASVDVLSDEDIRQGIKAYGNWPTIPQLYHNKELIGGSDIMMEMFETGELESTLKS, from the coding sequence ATGGCTGATGTTAATCAAAGAATCGAAGATCTTCTCACTCAGAATAAAACTGTTCTTTTTATGAAAGGTTCGCCAGAGTTTCCCATGTGTGGGTTCTCGGCGCGCGCCACGGCGATCTTGCGCGAACTTAACGTGAACTTTGCTTCTGTGGACGTCTTAAGTGACGAAGACATTCGCCAGGGCATTAAAGCTTACGGCAACTGGCCCACGATTCCTCAACTCTATCACAACAAGGAACTTATTGGTGGGAGCGATATCATGATGGAAATGTTCGAGACCGGCGAACTTGAAAGCACTCTCAAAAGCTAA
- a CDS encoding BolA family transcriptional regulator, which produces MKPAEIKARLQAFYADGMVDVTDLTGTEDHYSVYIESSKFAGLSRIQQHKQVMSVFDAELKTGEVHALTIKTKTLS; this is translated from the coding sequence ATGAAACCCGCTGAGATTAAAGCCCGATTACAGGCCTTTTACGCCGATGGAATGGTCGACGTGACCGATTTGACCGGCACAGAAGACCACTATTCCGTATACATTGAGTCCTCAAAGTTTGCGGGACTCTCTCGCATTCAGCAGCACAAGCAGGTGATGTCGGTTTTTGATGCCGAGCTGAAAACCGGTGAAGTTCATGCTCTCACTATTAAAACCAAAACGTTGTCGTAA
- a CDS encoding HNH endonuclease, translating into MFDEFGVSPQFKAKEKAKARELRQTSWWKQKLAAGICHYCEQKFKPTELTMDHMIPVARGGHSAKGNVVPSCKECNSKKKYYTPAEMILQNQE; encoded by the coding sequence ATGTTTGATGAGTTCGGCGTGAGCCCCCAATTTAAGGCCAAAGAAAAAGCCAAAGCCCGAGAGCTTCGGCAAACGTCGTGGTGGAAACAAAAGCTGGCCGCGGGCATCTGCCATTATTGCGAGCAAAAATTTAAGCCCACGGAACTGACCATGGATCACATGATTCCCGTGGCCCGGGGCGGACATAGTGCTAAGGGCAATGTGGTTCCCAGTTGCAAAGAGTGTAACTCTAAAAAGAAGTATTATACCCCTGCGGAAATGATCCTCCAAAACCAAGAATAA